In the Streptomyces spororaveus genome, ACCGGCACCATCGCCCTGTCCGCCGCCGCCGTCGGCCCGCAGGTCTCCCGGCTGGTGGACCAGTACGGACAGCGGCGGGTGCTGCGCCCGGCCACCCTCGTCGCGGCCGCCGCGGTCACCGGGCTGCTGATCGCCGCGGCGAACGGCTGGCCGAGCTGGACCCTCTTCCCCTTCGCCGTCGTCGCCGGCTGCGTGCCCAGCGTCGGATCGATGGTCAGGGCCCGCTGGACGGCCCTGTTCCGCGACACCCCCCAGCTGCACACGGCCTACTCCTTCGAGTCCATCGTCGACGAGCTGTGCTTCATCGTGGGCCCGCCGCTGGCCGCGACGCTGTCGGCCGGCTGGTTCCCCGAGGCCGGCCCGGTGGTCGCCCTCGCCTTCCTGGTGACGGGCGTGTGGTGGCTGACGGCACTGACCGCCACCGAACCCGAGCCGCATCCGCACCACGAGCACACCGACCGGTCCTCGGCGCTGCGCTCCCCCGGCCTCCAGGTGCTGGTGGCCACCTTCGTGGCGACCGGCGCGATCTTCGGCTCCGTGGACGTGGCCACCCTCGCGTTCGCCGAGGAACACGGCAGCAAGTCCCTCGGTGGGGTGTTCCTGGCGGTCTGGGCGTTCGGATCCTGCCTGGCGGGCATCGTCTTCGGCCTCCTGCACTTCAAGGGCAAGGCCGAACCTCGCTGGATCCTGGGCATCAGTGCGATGGCCGTGAGTATGATCCCCCTCCTACTGGCCGGGAACCTGCCGTTTCTGGCCGTGGCGCTCTTCGTCTCGGGCCTCGCCATCGCTCCCACGATGATCACCACGATGGCCCTGATCGAGGCGCACGTGCCACACGCGAAGCTGACCGAGGGCATGACCTGGATCAGCACCGGCCTCGCGGTCGGAATCGCGCTCGGGTCCTCCGTGGCCGGCTGGGTCGTCGACTCGGCCGGGGCGCGGACCGGGTACGTCGTCTCCATCTCGGCGGGGGTGGCCGCGGCGGCGGTCGCGTTCGCGGGATACCGCCGGCTGACGAGGCCGGCGCAAGGGGAGGAGCCAGCAACCGATGGGGACGGCGACAGCAGGGCGGCGCAGCACGGAACGGACCGCGTGGCATAACTGGGCGGGCAACATCACCGCCACACCCGCCCGCGTGGTGACCCCGGCCTCGGTCGGGGAACTCCAGGAGACGGTCCGCCGGGCCGCCGAGGACGGGCTGCGGGTGAAGGCGGTCGGCACCGGCCACTCCTTCACCGCGGCCGCCGCCACCGACGGCGTGCTCGTACGCCCGCAGGCGCTCTCGGGGATCCTGGCGGTCGACCGCGAGGCCGGCACCGTCACGGTGGCGGCCGGCACGGTGCTCAAGGACCTCAACGTGGCCCTGGCACGGCAGGGCCTGTCGCTCACCAACATGGGCGACATCATGGAGCAGACGGTCTCCGGGGCCACCAGCACCGGCACCCACGGCACCGGACGCGACTCGGCCTCCATCGCGGCCCAGATCCGCGGCCTGGAACTGGTCACGGCCGACGGCCGGCTGCTGACCTGCTCCGAGAAGGAGCATCCCGAGGTCTTCGCGGCGGCCCGGCTCGGCATCGGCGCGCTCGGCATCGTCACCGCGATCACCTTCGCCGTGGAGCCGGTCTTCTTCCTGACCGCCCGCGAGGAGCCCATGGGCTTCGACCGGGTGACGGCCGAGTTCGAGGAGCACTTCGCGGAGAACGAGCACTTCGAGTTCTACTGGTTCCCGCACACCGGCAACTGCAACACCAAGCGGAACAACCGCAGCCAGGGCCCCGCGGCCCCGCCCGGACCGGTGAGCGCCTGGATCGAGGACGAATTGCTCTCCAACGGCCTCTTCCAGGCCGTCAACTCGCTGGGCCGCGCGGTCCCGGCCACCATCCCCTCCATCGCCCGCGTGGCCAGCCGCGCCCTGTCGGCGCGCACGTACACGGACATCCCGTACAAGGTGTTCACCAGCCCGCGCCGGGTGCGCTTCGTGGAGATGGAGTACGCCCTCCCGCGCGAGCGGGTGGTCGAGGCGCTGCGGGAGCTGCGGGCGATGGTCGACCGCTCCCGGCTGCGGATCAGCTTCCCGGTGGAGGTGCGGACGGCCCCCGTGGACGACATCACGCTGTCGACGGCCTCCGGGCGCGATACCGCGTACATCGCGGTGCACATGTACCGGAACACCCCGTACCAGGCCTACTTCACGGCGGCCGAACACATCTTCACCGCGCACGGCGGACGTCCGCACTGGGGCAAGGTGCACACGCGGGACGCGGAGTACTTCGCCGAGGTCTACCCGCGGTTCGGCGAGTTCACCGCGCTGCGCGACCACCTCGACCCGGACCGGGTCTTCGGCAACGACTACCTGCGGCGGGTCCTGGGGGACTGAGCCGGTCCGGTGTCAGGGCGCGCTCTGCCGCGCCGCCGGCCGCGAGGCGTCGGGGCTGGGTGCCGGGGCCGGCGGTGCGGGCGCGTCCGTGGCCGGGGGTGAGGCCGGTGCCCCCTTCGAGGGGCCGGCGTCGGGCGTCGGGTCCGCGGAGGCCCCGGAGTTGCCTGAGCTGCCGGAACTGCCGGAACTGCCGGAACTGCTTGAGTTTCCGGAGCCACCGGATCCGGAGGGGCTGGGTCCGGGGCTCGGGCTCCGGCCGCCGGACGGTTCCGGGGGGCTCGGACTCGGCGAGGTCCCGGCCCCGGGGGCCCGCCCGCCTCTGCCCTCGCCGCCGGGCTCCTCCCGGGGCGGGGCGGTCCGCTCCGTGCCCGCCGTGCGGGTACCGCCGGAGAAGAGCGTGCCGCCGCCGCTGCTGACGGAGGTGCCGGCCATCGCCTCGTAGGTGCCGAGGCCGCCGATGGCCACGGCGAAGGCCGCGCCCGAGGCGACCGCGGTGCGCTTCCAGCCCCGCACCCGGGTGCCGTGCACGGTGGCCGCCCCGAACTCCCCGGTGGCGGTCCGCGCGGTCGCGGTGCCCGCGGCCGCCGACTCCTCGCGGGGCGGCGGCACCTGACGGGCCCTGGGCCGGGCGCTCTCCCGCAGCTGGTCGCCCGTGCGCCGGAAGAGGTGCTGGATGACGGGCCCGCCCGCGGTGGCGACGACGCTGACCACACCGGCCCCGAGGATGGTCCCGTAGACGCCCATCTTCGAGGCGAGCAGGGCCGCGGCGACGGTGGCGAGGGAGGAACCGGCGACCTGGGCCGCGCTCAGGTCGAGCTTCTTCTTCTCCGGTTCGTCCTCGACGCCCCGCGCAGCCTTCTGACCCATCGCCATCCCCGGTGTGTCCCGCCTCTCGCGCTTCTCCTCTTCCTGGAGTTACCGACCGCTGAGCGAAGCAGATAGTTCCGTTTCTGGTGATTATGTGAAGCAAGACACCCGAAAACGGACCACGGGTGCAGGTCGGACCCGATCGAGGGCAGGCCAACTCCCGCCGTCCGGGGAAAGTTCGGCGGCGCGGCGGTCCACCCAGGTGGCCCGAATGGAGTACTGTGGCGAGCCCTGGGGCCGTCCTTCCTTTCGGATGTCCGGACTCGGGAGAGGGGGCCGACGGATGGAACACGGCACTCAAAGACCGGTGATGCCGCGGTATTGCACGGGCGCCTGCTGCGCACAGTAACCGTTCGGTCACTGTGCGTGCCCAACAGGTAACCGTGCCATAACGGCGATCAAGGGCGCATGCCCGACACGCCGGTTTAACTCGGCAAGGTTGTGGCAGGCTGCACCCGGGCAGGCCACACTCGACTAGCGGAAGCAGCGACGCACGTGACGTCGGCAGGCACCACCCGGGAGGTCCCCATGCCCGAACTGCGTGTCGTGGCCGTCTCAAATGACGGCACACGACTGGTGCTCAAGGCTGCGGACAGCACGGAGTACACGCTTCCGATCGACGAGCGGCTCCGCGCCGCCGTCCGCAACGATCGCGCACGCCTGAACCAGATCGAGATCGAGGTGGAGAGCCACCTCCGCCCCCGCGACATCCAGGCCCGCATACGGGCCGGTGCCTCCGCGGAGGAGGTCGCTCAACTCGCCGGCATCCCGGTCGACCGCGTGCGCCGCTTCGAGGGCCCGGTGCTCGCCGAGCGCGCGTTCATGGCCGAGCGCGCCCGCAAGACGCCCGTACGCCGCCCCGGCGAGAACACCGGTCCGCAGCTCGGCGAGGCCGTGCAGGAGCGGCTGTCCCTGCGCGGCGCCGACAAGGACACCGTCCAGTGGGACTCCTGGCGCCGCGACGACGGCACCTGGGAGGTCCTCCTCGTCTACCGGGTCGCGAGCGAGACGCACTCGGCGAGCTGGACCTACGACCCGCCGCGCCGGCTGGTCGTGGCCGTGGACGACGAGGCCCGCTCCCTGATCGGCGAGTCGGAGGACCTGCCGGCGACGCCGGAGCCGAGCTTCCCCTTCGTGCCGAGGATCGCGCGGCTGCCGCGCGACCGGCCGCTGGACCGCGCCCTGGACCGGCAGCTGGAACGGATCGAACCCCGTCCGGCGCCCGTACCGGAACCGGAGGAGGAGCGGGACACCCTCACCAGCCTGTTGGAGGCGGTCCCGAGCTTCCGCGGCGACATGGTGGTCCCGGACCGCACCGAGACCCCGGACGACACCGAACCGGAGGCGGAAGAGCCGCCGGCGCCGGCCGCCTCGGCGGGCGCGGGCGCCGCGTACGCCGATGTCCTCATGCCGCGCACGGTGGCGGGCCACCGGGACCGCCTGACCGGCACCACCGACCGCCAGGCGGAGGCCGACGGGGTCCGCCCCGGGCGCCGTGCGGCAGTACCGAGCTGGGACGAGATCGTCTTCGGCACCCGCCGCAAGAAGCAGGAGTAGGGGCGGGGGTGGCGCCGCCGGGTCCTGCCCGGCGGCTCCGCCCGCCCGCCTACTGGGGGTCCGGGCCCGTGGCCACCGGGCGGGCCGGGTCCCCGGACCACTCGGACCAACTGCCCGCGTACAGGTCGGACTCGATGCCGGCCACCTCCAGGGCCAGCACCTCATGCGCTCCGGAGACCCCCGAGCCGCAGTACACGCCCACCGGCGTCCCCTCGGACGCTCCGAGCGCCTCGAACCGGGCGCGCAGGGCTCCCGCCGGCAGGAACCGTCCGTCCGGGCCCACGTTCTCCGTGGTCGGGGCCGACAGCGCGCCCGGGACATGGCCGCCGACCGGGTCGATCGGTTCGACCTCGCCCCGGTAGCGCTCCCCCGCGCGGGCGTCCAGGAGGACCCCTTCCCGCGCGCGCAGGGCCGCTCCGTCGGCGTCCAGCAGCCCGACCGCCCCCGGAGTTGGCTTGAAATCGCCCTCCACGGGAGTCACCCGGTCGGCCGTAACCGCGCCCCCGGCCGCCGTCCAGGCGGCCAGGCCGCCGTCCAGGACCCGCACGTTCGGGTGACCCGTCCAGCGCAGCAGCCACCACGCCCGGGCCGCCGCCCAGCCCAGTCCGCCGTCGTACACGACGACGGGACCGTCCGCCGGGACGCCCGCCCGCCGCATCGCCTCCCCGAAGGCCTCCGGGTCCGGGAGCGGGTGGCGTCCGCCCTTCCCGGGCGGACCTGCCAGTTCTCGGTCGAGGTCGACATACACCGCCCCGGGCAGGTGTCCTGCCTCGTAGGCGGGCCGCTGGTCAGGGCCGCCGAGCTGCCAGCGGACGTCCAGCAGCACCGGCGGGCGGGGGCCCGCCAGCTCGTTCCTCAGTTCGGCGGCGGCGAGGGTCGCAGATTTCGCAGTCATGCCGGTCATCTTCCTCCCCGCCCGGCACCGGCGTAACAAGACCGTCATCGGGGGGCCGTACCGATCCGGTCAACTCCGTGACCGGCCCCCTCGACGCGGCCCGGTCGGGGCGCGCCGAGTCGCCGGGAGTGGAAGCATCAGCACCGGTAAGCGCCACGACGGAGGAGACGGCTGACATGACCGAGGCAGCGGAAGCGATCCGGCGCACCCCCGGTACCCCGTGCTGGGTGAGCCTCATGGTGCACGGCCTCGGGACCACCGAGGACTTCTACGCCGACCTGTTCGGCTGGGAGTACGAACCGGGGCCCGAGCAGCTCGGCCCGTACGTCCGCGCGGTGCTGAACGGCCACGAGGTGGCCGGGATCGGCGAGATGCCGCCGGACCGGCATCTTCCGGTGGCCTGGACGACGTACCTCGCCACGGACGACGCGGATGCCACCGCCGAGTCGGTGCGCGCCTGCGGCGGCACGGTCGCGGTGGGCCCGCTGGACGCCGGTATCGCGGGGCGGGTGGCGATCTGCTCCGACCCGCTGGGCGCGATCTTCGGGCTGTGGCAGGCGCAGAGCCGGATGGGCACCCGGCCGCACGGCGAGCCGGGCACCCCCGTGTGGAACGAGCTGGTCACCCAGGACACCTCGACGGTCGGGAAGTTCTACGAGCACGTCTTCGGCCACGAGGCGCAGACGCACGCCACGGCCTCCGACGACTTCGACTACCAGACCCTGCACCTGGAGGGGAGGCCGGTGGCCGCCGTGCACGGCGTCGGCCGCTCGCTGCCGCACGACCGGGGGCCGCACTGGATGACGTACTTCGAGGTGGAGGACACCGATGCGGCGGCCGCCCGGGTCGTCGAGCTCGGCGGGCGCGTGGTCGACCCGCCCCGTGAGGGTCCGCGCGGCCGGCAGGCCACGGTCGCGGACCCGGAGGGCGCGGTGTTCGCCCTCGTACGGTCACGGCGCTGACCTCGACACCCCCTGGCTCCCCGGAGTCCGCCCGAAGTGCCGGGCGGTGGGTACGAGGGCGGCCGCGGCGGGTACGAGGAAGCAGGCCGCGGCACACACGGCGAGGACCGGGGTGGCGCCGAAGGTGCCGATGGCCGGGGCGATGAGGGCGAGGCCGGCCGGGGCGAGCCCGTAGGACAGCAGGAAGTCCAGCGAGGAGACGCGGGCGAGCTTGTCCGGGGCGACCTCGCGCTGGGTGGCCGTGAACCAGGGCACGTTGAACAGCTCGATCCCGATTCCGGCCACGACGTAGGCCGCGATCACCACGGCCGGGTGGACCGGAAGCATCAGGCTCAGCGGCGCGAAGCCGTAGGAGGCCAGGCCGGCGAAGGCGCTCCAGCCCTGGGAGCGGGGCCGTCGGCGGGCGGTGAGCAGGGCCCCGCCGAGCGCGCCCACGGTGTAGGCGGTCATGGCCGCGGCCATGACCCACCCGGTGCCGTAGCGGTCGCGGCTGACGAGGGGCAGGGCCACGCCGGTGGCGGAGTAGCCCAGCGCGATCACGGCGGTCAGGGCGCCGAGTCCGGCGAGGAACCAGGGGTGGCGGCGGGCCTCGCGTATGCCGTCGACGAACTCGGCGCGCAGGGATGCGCGCGGTGCGGAACTCTGTGATCCGGGGACCGTGGCGCCGCGGCCCGGCAGGAGGGCGGCGACCAGCCAGAGCAATCCGATGCCCAGCAGCAGTGTCCCCGTGCCGACGAACGACGCGAGCAGGGCCGTCATGGTGGGGCCCGCCAGCGTGGAGGTCCGTACCGCCATGGTCATGGCGGCATTGGCCTGCTGCCTGCGGTCCGCGGCGACGACCTCGGCGGTGAGCGCCTGGAAGGCGGGGCGGCAGGCCCCCTGGCCGGCGCCCGCGAGGGCCGCGGCCAGGGTCATCACCAGCAGCGACCGGCCGAGGCCCAGGGCGAGGAGCGGGGCGGCGGCCGCGGCCGCGAGCGCGGACCAGAGCACGACGGCCCGGCGCGAGTGACGGTCGGCCAGCACCCCGCCGACGGCGACGGCCGCGAGGAAGCCGGCGGTGCGGGCCGCGAGGACCAGGCCCAGGCCGGCCGCGCCGAGTTCACGGTGCAGGACGGCGAGGCCCAGAACGAAGGGCAGGGCCCAGGTCGCGAGTCCGGAGGCGGTGCTGCCCGCCCACAGGCGCAGGAAGGCCGGGTCGCGCAGGACGGAGCGGGTGGGCGGTGGGGCGGTCCTGGGCGTCGTGGGGGCGGGTGTGGTCGCCATGGGGGGTGCTCCTCGTTCGTCGGCCGGTGCCGGGTCGCGGTTCGGCGAACCCCGACCCGGGGGTGTTAATGAAAACGATAACCATTACAGTACTCTGTGACGCGGCACCCCTGCCCCGGTGCACGACCACACCCACGCCCCCAGACCGGAGAACCCATGCGCCAACGCGCCCGGATCGGCATCCCCTTCGCACTCGTACTCGCCCTCACCCTCGCCACCACGGGCTGCTCGACCGCCACCGACGACCGCGCGCCGAAGGGCGAACCGGCCGCCCGGACGGCGGCGTTCGGCAGCTGCGGGCGGCAGCTCTCCTTCGACCGGCCCCCGCGGCGCGCCGTCGCCCTGGACCAGACCTCGACCGAGACCCTGCTGGAACTGGGACTCCAGGACCGGATGGCCGGAACGGCCAACCTCAAGACGAAGATCCCCGCGCAGTACCAGGACGCCTACGCCAAGGTCCCGGTCATCGCCCCCAAGATCGCCACCGGCGAGCAACTGCGTGCGGCCACCCCCGACTTCGTGATGGCCGCCTCCGGCGACCTCTACACGAAGGACCGCGCCGGCACCCGCGAGGAACTGGCCGCCCTGGGGGTTCCCGCCTTCGTCAGCGCCGTGGACTGCCCGCAGCACGACGAGGCCGGAAGGACACCCTTCGAACTGCTCTTCTCCGACTACGAGCGGCTCGGCGAGGTCTTCGGCCGCACGGAGCGGGCCGGCCGGCTCGCCCGGGAGCAGCGCGCCGCCGTCGCCGCGGCCGGCGCGAACGCCGCCGGGGCCACCGCCCGGGACGGGAGGCGGCCCACGGTCGTCTACCTCTACTCGGTCTTCAACGGCATGCCCTACGTCGCGGGCCGGACCGGCCTGCCCGGCGAGATGAGCCGGATCGTCGGCGCGAAGAACGCCTTCGACGACGTGGCCGAGGACTGGCCGGAGGTCTCGTGGGAGCAAGTCGCCGCCCGCGACCCGGATTTCATCGTGATCGGGGATCTGAGCGAGCGCGGCCGGCCGGGCGACAGCGCCGCCGAGAAGCGCGCCGCGATGGCCGCGGACCCGGTGGTCTCCCGACTGGCGGCGGTCCGCGAGAACAGGATCATCGAGGTGCCGGGCATCGAACTGGACCCCTCCGTACGCTCCGTGCACGCCCTGGGGCTGCTGGCGGCGGGCATGAAGGACCTCGGGTATGTCCGCTGACCCGCGGGCCGTGGACCTGCTGCTTCCCGCCGCCCGGGAGGTCCGGGTGGACGCGCCGCCCCCGCCGCCGCGGGCCGGACGGTCCGGTGGACCGGCCCGTGCGGGGCTGTTCCTCGCCGGAGCGCTCGTCCTGGCCGCCTCGGTGGCGGCAGGCACCCGTATCGGCAGCGCCGACGTGGGATGGACCGACCTCGGCCGGGCGCTCGGGGCCCGGCTGGGGCTGGGCACCGAACCGCTGCCGCCGCTGCTGGACTCGCTCGTCTGGGACCTGCGGCTGCCCCGGGTGCTGATGGCGGCCCTGGTCGGTGCCTCGCTCGCGGTGTGCGGCACCGTGCTGCAGGCCGTCACCCGCAACGCGCTGGCCGACCCGTACCTGCTCGGCGTGTCCTCGGGCGCCTCGGCCGGGGCCGTCGCCGTGGCCGTCCTGCCCTTGTCCGGGCTGGGCGCCCAAACCCTCGGGATCACCGGCGGCGCCCTCGTCGGCGCCCTGCTCTCCTTCGGCCTGCTGCTGGTGCTGCTGCGCCGTACGGGCCTGGACTCGGTCCGCATCGTCCTCACCGGAGTGGTCGTCGGACAGCTCTTCACCGCGCTGACCTCGCTCGTCCTGATGGCCTCGGCCGACGCCGACACCACGCGCGCCCTCACCCACTGGCTGCTGGGCTCGATGGCGCCGGCCCGCTGGGACGCCGTCGCGGTCTGCGCGGTCGTCACCCCGCTCGGACTGGCGGCCGCCTGGCT is a window encoding:
- a CDS encoding MFS transporter, coding for MPSPYRAIFATPGTKGFTAAGLLGRMPLSMVGIGVLTMITELGGSYGLAGALTGTIALSAAAVGPQVSRLVDQYGQRRVLRPATLVAAAAVTGLLIAAANGWPSWTLFPFAVVAGCVPSVGSMVRARWTALFRDTPQLHTAYSFESIVDELCFIVGPPLAATLSAGWFPEAGPVVALAFLVTGVWWLTALTATEPEPHPHHEHTDRSSALRSPGLQVLVATFVATGAIFGSVDVATLAFAEEHGSKSLGGVFLAVWAFGSCLAGIVFGLLHFKGKAEPRWILGISAMAVSMIPLLLAGNLPFLAVALFVSGLAIAPTMITTMALIEAHVPHAKLTEGMTWISTGLAVGIALGSSVAGWVVDSAGARTGYVVSISAGVAAAAVAFAGYRRLTRPAQGEEPATDGDGDSRAAQHGTDRVA
- a CDS encoding D-arabinono-1,4-lactone oxidase, encoding MGTATAGRRSTERTAWHNWAGNITATPARVVTPASVGELQETVRRAAEDGLRVKAVGTGHSFTAAAATDGVLVRPQALSGILAVDREAGTVTVAAGTVLKDLNVALARQGLSLTNMGDIMEQTVSGATSTGTHGTGRDSASIAAQIRGLELVTADGRLLTCSEKEHPEVFAAARLGIGALGIVTAITFAVEPVFFLTAREEPMGFDRVTAEFEEHFAENEHFEFYWFPHTGNCNTKRNNRSQGPAAPPGPVSAWIEDELLSNGLFQAVNSLGRAVPATIPSIARVASRALSARTYTDIPYKVFTSPRRVRFVEMEYALPRERVVEALRELRAMVDRSRLRISFPVEVRTAPVDDITLSTASGRDTAYIAVHMYRNTPYQAYFTAAEHIFTAHGGRPHWGKVHTRDAEYFAEVYPRFGEFTALRDHLDPDRVFGNDYLRRVLGD
- the sepH gene encoding septation protein SepH gives rise to the protein MPELRVVAVSNDGTRLVLKAADSTEYTLPIDERLRAAVRNDRARLNQIEIEVESHLRPRDIQARIRAGASAEEVAQLAGIPVDRVRRFEGPVLAERAFMAERARKTPVRRPGENTGPQLGEAVQERLSLRGADKDTVQWDSWRRDDGTWEVLLVYRVASETHSASWTYDPPRRLVVAVDDEARSLIGESEDLPATPEPSFPFVPRIARLPRDRPLDRALDRQLERIEPRPAPVPEPEEERDTLTSLLEAVPSFRGDMVVPDRTETPDDTEPEAEEPPAPAASAGAGAAYADVLMPRTVAGHRDRLTGTTDRQAEADGVRPGRRAAVPSWDEIVFGTRRKKQE
- a CDS encoding sulfurtransferase encodes the protein MTAKSATLAAAELRNELAGPRPPVLLDVRWQLGGPDQRPAYEAGHLPGAVYVDLDRELAGPPGKGGRHPLPDPEAFGEAMRRAGVPADGPVVVYDGGLGWAAARAWWLLRWTGHPNVRVLDGGLAAWTAAGGAVTADRVTPVEGDFKPTPGAVGLLDADGAALRAREGVLLDARAGERYRGEVEPIDPVGGHVPGALSAPTTENVGPDGRFLPAGALRARFEALGASEGTPVGVYCGSGVSGAHEVLALEVAGIESDLYAGSWSEWSGDPARPVATGPDPQ
- a CDS encoding VOC family protein gives rise to the protein MTEAAEAIRRTPGTPCWVSLMVHGLGTTEDFYADLFGWEYEPGPEQLGPYVRAVLNGHEVAGIGEMPPDRHLPVAWTTYLATDDADATAESVRACGGTVAVGPLDAGIAGRVAICSDPLGAIFGLWQAQSRMGTRPHGEPGTPVWNELVTQDTSTVGKFYEHVFGHEAQTHATASDDFDYQTLHLEGRPVAAVHGVGRSLPHDRGPHWMTYFEVEDTDAAAARVVELGGRVVDPPREGPRGRQATVADPEGAVFALVRSRR
- a CDS encoding MFS transporter, whose amino-acid sequence is MATTPAPTTPRTAPPPTRSVLRDPAFLRLWAGSTASGLATWALPFVLGLAVLHRELGAAGLGLVLAARTAGFLAAVAVGGVLADRHSRRAVVLWSALAAAAAAPLLALGLGRSLLVMTLAAALAGAGQGACRPAFQALTAEVVAADRRQQANAAMTMAVRTSTLAGPTMTALLASFVGTGTLLLGIGLLWLVAALLPGRGATVPGSQSSAPRASLRAEFVDGIREARRHPWFLAGLGALTAVIALGYSATGVALPLVSRDRYGTGWVMAAAMTAYTVGALGGALLTARRRPRSQGWSAFAGLASYGFAPLSLMLPVHPAVVIAAYVVAGIGIELFNVPWFTATQREVAPDKLARVSSLDFLLSYGLAPAGLALIAPAIGTFGATPVLAVCAAACFLVPAAAALVPTARHFGRTPGSQGVSRSAP
- a CDS encoding ABC transporter substrate-binding protein, yielding MRQRARIGIPFALVLALTLATTGCSTATDDRAPKGEPAARTAAFGSCGRQLSFDRPPRRAVALDQTSTETLLELGLQDRMAGTANLKTKIPAQYQDAYAKVPVIAPKIATGEQLRAATPDFVMAASGDLYTKDRAGTREELAALGVPAFVSAVDCPQHDEAGRTPFELLFSDYERLGEVFGRTERAGRLAREQRAAVAAAGANAAGATARDGRRPTVVYLYSVFNGMPYVAGRTGLPGEMSRIVGAKNAFDDVAEDWPEVSWEQVAARDPDFIVIGDLSERGRPGDSAAEKRAAMAADPVVSRLAAVRENRIIEVPGIELDPSVRSVHALGLLAAGMKDLGYVR
- a CDS encoding FecCD family ABC transporter permease is translated as MSADPRAVDLLLPAAREVRVDAPPPPPRAGRSGGPARAGLFLAGALVLAASVAAGTRIGSADVGWTDLGRALGARLGLGTEPLPPLLDSLVWDLRLPRVLMAALVGASLAVCGTVLQAVTRNALADPYLLGVSSGASAGAVAVAVLPLSGLGAQTLGITGGALVGALLSFGLLLVLLRRTGLDSVRIVLTGVVVGQLFTALTSLVLMASADADTTRALTHWLLGSMAPARWDAVAVCAVVTPLGLAAAWLCANALDGLAFGADTAASLGIGVRRTRMLLLVMTAVLTSVAVATVGAIGFVGLIVPHGVRLLAGPLHRVLLPHAALAGAVFLVWTDALARAAFAPREIPVGVITALLGVPLFLLVLRRRGEL